atccaaccatctcatcctctgttgtccccctctcctcccaccttgaatctttcccagaatcagggtcttttcaaatgagtcagctcttcacatcaggtggccaaagtattggagtttcagcttgaacaccagtccttccaatgaatattcaggactgatttcctttaggatggactggttggatctccttgcagttcaagggactctcaatagttttCTCaaacatcgcagttcaaaagcatcagttctttggcactcagctttctttatagaaagaaatattatttggCCCTGTTATTTActtggggccaaactatggtggaggtaatgaagataatggcaacctccttcaaaaggtcccatgcacgcactgctacactcagtgagcagcaggccaccgccgacccatacctctgctggagactcctggacacttacgagcaagtctgggtcagtctcttgcggggtcattgctcctttctcctgggtcctggtgcacacaagattctgtttgtgccctccaagagtctgtttccccagtcctgtgtaagttctggcagctctatggagGGGTTAATAGTGACCTCTTCCAAGAGGGATTATGCCATAcacaggtctgctgcacccagagcccctaccCCTGCAGCAGTCGCTGCTGACAGGCCTGCTTTCCTTCAAAGTATCTTTCCAATGCCCTCCAACCTCCACTACTCCTGAAGTGCTCCTGGATTTTCAGACTTCTTGGTCTGTGGCCTCTTAACATGGAAATATTCCCAGAAGAAGAAACATTAAGCTTAATTACTGACACGTAatcattctacaaatatttattaagcacattggataataaaataacaaacaaTTATATTTACTTAGCTCCCTAGATTCACAGAGTCTTGCCATAATCTGGAATACCTAAAGCTGAGATTacaatcctcattttacagatgatgaaactggcTCAGAGAGTCTGAGTGACTCACCCAAGACACACCTGATCCCCACTTTCATAACCAGGGCTCCAACTTAGTTATTTGATCTTTAGTTCTATGCTCTTTCCTTTCTATCACAGGTAGGAACTCAAAACAAAGACACATAAAGGGTTAAATAACAATTCAGGATAGTAGTATAAGCAATATCAAAAGACAATATAAGTGCCAAATGACTGATATAGGCAATAATTACTGTAGGAGTGATCAGGAAGCTCACTGTACAAAAGAGTCAGCAGAGAAGTCCTCAGAGGAAGTGGGACTTAAGCTTGGTCTTGGGTGtacatgctaagttacttcagtcgtgtccaactctttacatgaaccatagccagccaggctcctctgtccatgggagtctccaggcaagaatactggagcgggttgccatttccttctccaagtgatcttcctgacccagggatcaaacccatgtctcttaggtctcctgccctgaaaggcaggttctctactactagtgccatctggggcCTTGGACACTGGGTAGGAAAAAGACAGTGGGAAAACAAAGGGAGGGCACTCAAACATGtgggaaaggaagaataaaagtgGAGATGTAAGCAAGTGGAGGTcatatttggaaaagaaataatgagGAGATCAAAATAGCTGGAGAAGAGGGATTTGTACTGGGGAAGAACGGAAAATAAGACTGAGCCCTAGTCTCTGCTCTGCCCCTAATTTACTAAGTCACGATCAAGTCATATCTCAGGATccatttcctcctttgtaaagTGAAGCAGTGCCCAGGCCCTAGAAGAtttccaaggtactctcaaggaCTATGAGTCAACTGAATTGTATTCACATGCATATATACTCtttccaagagaaaaatcaaagctcAGATGAGGGGAGGGGATTAAATAATCCCCAAATGCTCGGACTATGACAGATTTTGGAACTCTGTTCACTTagggaataaaaaagaaagagaagcaagcaaacagaagaagtaaTAAGAGTGAGAAAAGTAGGAAGAGAGAatgtttttaacagttttattgagatgtagttTATTTACTATAGAATTCACCATTTCTAAGTATACAATTCAAtaatttttactatattcatAAGGTTGCAAATTACCagagagaaattttaaagcaaggagataaaataagGAACTAAAGTTAAAAGTATTACAATAAATGGAAGAAATAGTTACATCAAATATGACAAAGGGTTAACATGTATGTCAAATAAAGAATACATTTAGATAGAAAAGAATACCACTAAGATACCAATTCAAGAAGGATATGAACAGACAATTCACCCAAGAGAAAATGCAAATAGTGAACATGTGGGAAAGTGTTCAATCCCATgagtaatcaaagaaatgaaattaataagTTAAATGTTTAAGCCACCCAAAAAGATTTCTTATAAAGTCTAATGCGAGGGCTGCAAGGGAACTGGAACACTCACGTGTCATTTGTGATGTTGAAAATTTGTGCTGTCCTTTGGGAAATTAAGGTCTATGAAACCACTCATGCTCTTTGATCTGGTAATCCCACCCCTGGGAACTTGTCCTAGGAAGAGaattacaaagaaggaaaaagctatatgaattaaaacatttaaagcaCAGAAAAATTGGGAGTTCCCTAAATGACCAATAATAGGAGAATAGCCAAATAAAATATGATCTACTGATGAATGGAATTTTATGTCATCATTGAAATGAATATGAAAGACTGTGACACAAGGAGAGTAtttgcaataaaaatttttttaaagaattttaaaatatatgtacactGATTGCatttaaacatacatatatatatacacacacacacacatatgtattatataaactAGAGAAGCATGGAACATGGACAAATGAAAAGAATTGTCTAGGGCTGTGAAGTAGAggtgaatattttctttcaaatttttatttaatattgtcatgctgttgctgtttagttgctgagtcttgtctggctcttttgcaaccacatggactgtaaccagccaggctcctctgtccatgggattttccaggcaagaatactggagtgcgttgccatttcctcctccaggggatctttctgattcagGAATCAGTGGAATTTTTTAATGTGgcttttataaaaaaaagttttaaagtaggTATGCAACAGGattaagcaaagcagaaaagtcaAAGGGGatgaaggcagagaaaaaaatCCCTAAAGGTTTTCCTTATGAGGCAATTTGTGTTCTAGGTACAGAAAAGTGTAGGAAGGAAATCAGATCCAGAGAGTTAGGGGATGACTTTGTGGTGAGGAAATGGGATTCATGGTACTCTTTCTAGAAATTTGACAGTGAAATGAATAAGAtaaataggatttttttaaaaacaaaatgaaatctgtTACAGAAGAGACTGAAAGTGATGAAGAAGGACAAACAAAGGAAAGCAGGCCTTGATATctagagaggaagagggagcccTTAAAAGAATGCAAAAGGGGACTCAGGGACATTTTTTTTCTGCAGACCAGCCCTAACCTTACTCTCCACGGAGACCTCATAGAAGCCAGGAGACAAGTAAAGGATCAGAGTCAGGTCAGCAAGGGCAgggcaaaaggaaaggaaggctGGAGATTCAGGAGACCAAAGGGCTGGAAGGCGATTTACAGCAGATGCCTGGAAGGGTAAGCCTACCCTTCTCACAGAGGCCTGCCCAGAAATTCTTCCCATGGCTTGAGGGTTAGCTCCCTAAGTTTCACATCCCATTTCCACTCCTAGCAGCCTGTAAGCACAAAGATGGTGCTAGAGAGGAGTGACTGGATGGCAAACTCTGAGGGAAGTTGTCCTAGCCCCTGTGCTTTGCCCTGTCCTCGAAGTCCTAAAGCCTGATCTGAATCAGCTGGTGACAGATTTATCATTTATCTAGGACAGGAGCCAGAGAAAGGGGAGGGACCAGTGAAGAGCCAGCTGTGGGCCTCAGTCCCTGTCACCACTCCGGTCTCTGCACAAACCTGCTCCACCCTTTGGTGCCGGAATTTATGTCATAGACACGAGAGCTCCTCCCTCCTATTCTGAGCCATCCACTCTGCCTTTCATTAAGTACAGGAGAGCTGTCAAATATGTTCTCAGCAAACATCATAAAGAAGGGCCAATCCTATTCCTGTTCCAAAGGCCATTATCAGCCTGGGTCCTGCCCCTAAAGCTTCTCAAGGTCCCCACCCCATGAGAAGACTTCCCACCCCATGAGAGGGCTCCCTCTCTACATCGTGGCTACATACCACTCAACAGAGCCATGTCTCTAGCTGCATGTGAGGACCCCGGAAGGCAGGCTGTCTGGACTGTGCCCCAGTTCAGCGCCTGGGTAAGCAGGACTATCCTGCTTCCCAGGGGAAACtagggagtgggtgtgggcgcTATATATGTCACATCCCAGGCACCTGTGATATGCTGAGGCCCCCGCTTCTTGATTCTGGCTGTCACAATCAAATAAGTCAGCCTAATCCTGAGATCACACCAGCTTCTCCACCCCTCCAGTTAAATGCTCTGGTCTGGCTGAAGGAATGCATGTTGTATAAGGAAACAGGGGGAGAGACCAGAAGTCATGTAGGACTAAGAAACAGGACCAGTGGCCCCAGGAAGGGgacagaaacaaagagaaaagagttGAGGAAAAAGAGTGGCTTCTAGTGTTTTGGGCTAAAAAGGAGAGGGCAACTGAAGGGTTTAGGAGTGATAGGGTCACATGTGATTTCTCTGGCTCCTCCTAAACCTTAAGATGAGGGCCTCTTTCCAGAAcccagagaagaggagaaagcagCCAGATCCAGTGTCACTATTAGgttccctcccctctgccctgcaCTCACCCCCTTTCTCACTTCCCAGCTTCCAATGTTACAAACTATCTGCCCGAGGGGTGGGGCAGCCGCCGTCCTGGGGGGCGGCTGTCCACCTGCATCTGCTGTCTTCAGGCAGGAACATCAGCACCAGAGAGGAGGCAGCCCTGGGAGGCCGGGACCTGCTACCCCTGCAGAGTTGCTGGAGCTGACGTCAGTACTTTTCCCCAGTGAGCAAATAGAGCACAGGAGCCAGGCAGCTATTGGCACTGGCCAGAGGCCGAGTCACTTTGTAGACCAAGTTGACAATGCTCAGCACCCTGCAGTCAGCTTCCAACAGCCTTGCCATGTAATAAATTGTGTGGGTGATGTGGAAAGGCACAAAGCAGACAGCAAAGACAGTCAGCACCACAGCAATGGTATGTAGAGAGCACAGACGGGAAGATGACTGGGTGGCCCCTGGCAAGGGCCAGTACAGGCACTGGGCCATGAGTCCATAGCAGACAAGATTGACCAGGCAGGGCCCACCAAAGAGCAGCCGCATGATTGCCGAACTGAAGTACACATAATGGTCAAATTCCTCAGGCCGAGTGGTGTCGTGGCACAAGACAGTGTCCCCCTTGGGGCTGGTGGTGACAAAGAACAAGTTGGGCATGAGACAgccagctatgaccaaccaaacTGCCAGGCAGAGAAGGCCAGCAAGGTGTGGGAGGCCCCAGTGCACCGCCCGCAGTGGGTGGCAGATGCCCAGGTAGTGGTGCACACTAATGCAGGTGAGGAAAAGAACACTGCAGTAGAGGTTCCAATAGAAGAGAAAGCGGATGAACTGGCAGAGCCCAGTGCCAGAGGGCCAGTGGCTGTGGGCCTCATAATAGTAGACTAGAGTGGGCAGTGATAGGGCATACAAAGTATCTGACAGGGCTAAGTGGAACATGTAGGTGGCTGTTGCATCCCACGGTCGGAGGCGAAAGAGGAAGAGCCAGATGGTCAGGGCATTGAAGCCTAGGCCCAGCAGGAAGACAACTGAATAGGTCACGGGCAGCAGGATGAACTTGAACTCCTCATTAAACTGGCAGTCCAGTTCCATCTCACTGTTGTTAGGATCTGAGTGGGTGCCTAAGGTTGTGAACAGCAAGGCCTCTGTACTGGCCATGGTCCCCCTAGAGGCAGAAAGGGCAGAGTGAGGGTAGTTGGATTTCCCTGGCTGCCTAGCCCTaacctggggaaagaaagcaGAGATGGGGAGGGCAATGGTTGA
The genomic region above belongs to Ovis canadensis isolate MfBH-ARS-UI-01 breed Bighorn chromosome X, ARS-UI_OviCan_v2, whole genome shotgun sequence and contains:
- the P2RY4 gene encoding LOW QUALITY PROTEIN: P2Y purinoceptor 4 (The sequence of the model RefSeq protein was modified relative to this genomic sequence to represent the inferred CDS: substituted 1 base at 1 genomic stop codon), whose amino-acid sequence is MASTEALLFTTLGTHSDPNNSEMELDCQFNEEFKFILLPVTYSVVFLLGLGFNALTIWLFLFRLRPWDATATYMFHLALSDTLYALSLPTLVYYYEAHSHWPSGTGLCQFIRFLFYWNLYCSVLFLTCISVHHYLGICHPLRAVHWGLPHLAGLLCLAVWLVIAGCLMPNLFFVTTSPKGDTVLCHDTTRPEEFDHYVYFSSAIMRLLFGGPCLVNLVCYGLMAQCLYWPLPGATQSSSRLCSLHTIAVVLTVFAVCFVPFHITHTIYYMARLLEADCRVLSIVNLVYKVTRPLASANSCLAPVLYLLTGEKYXRQLQQLCRGSRSRPPRAASSLVLMFLPEDSRCRWTAAPQDGGCPTPRADSL